Below is a window of Thermodesulfovibrionia bacterium DNA.
CAAACCCAGCAACCCCCCAGTCGATATTCAGACAGCCGCTGCGATTGCTCGGTACCAGGGAGAGCGTAACAATCTGCAGAATGTCTCAGCGCAGGCCTTTAGACTTATTGGTGTAAGACCTCACGGTCACGACCATCCGATGTTGGTTATGTTTGTTAAATATATCGGGTTCCCTCCAGAGGCCCGAACTATAAGAGGCGACGACCATCACTGGCTGGCGATTACACCTACAGGGGCGATTGTAGAACCGGTGTGCGACTAGTCTGTATGGTCCTTCTGGGCAAGATCGAGACCATAGCCATTACATCAAGTACACTCCCTTCGGTCGCCGGACACCTGCTACGCAGGCGCCGCTTACGAAGGGCGTCATGTTTCTTGAATTTCCTAGCTCATTACTATCCGGGTAGTGCCGTGAAAAAACTGATTCTAATATGCGCATTATTATTGGCCTTACCTACTTCTGCACAGGACATAACGCAAGTTGTAGGCAGGGTGACTTCTGCGCGGGGCCGCGCGGAAATAGTTCGACCAGACGGCCAAAGAAATCAAGCTCTACGCCGCTCAGAAGTTTCAGAGGCCGACGCCTTGGAAACGGACCAGAATGGCGTCATCCATGTCCGTTTCTCGGATGGCGCGATACTATTACTCGACTGCAATTCTTCGTTGAAAATTCAGCGATACCAAACGGATGGCGCTGAATTGCATCTGCTCAGAGGGCGCATGAGGACCATCACAGGGATGACTGATCCAGAGAAATATCGATTGAATATCAGTACGGGCGACACCCACGTTCTGATTACTGCGTCGGAGACTGAATTTGAGGTGGTTGAGGAGTCTCAAGGCTGGATAGCTTCCGGTGTATATTCGGGGAGCATAGAGGTACAAAACAGCCTGGGGTCCGTGGCATTGGGAGTTGGGGAAAGCTTTTCGTTCTCAAGGTTCGAGAAAAGCCAACCTCCCATCGGAGTGGCGATTATGCCAAACAGCATTAAGGAGCCAACATGCGAAATCTTCTAGTTCCATAAGGATCGAGCGTGGAAATTCGCAGAATTCAAATATCCGATGTTCCTGATTCTCTAGCACTCTGGGACCGAGTGTATTCGGAGGGAGCCTTTCTCGCTAAAGGGCCTCCGCCAGAAGCG
It encodes the following:
- a CDS encoding FecR domain-containing protein: MVLLGKIETIAITSSTLPSVAGHLLRRRRLRRASCFLNFLAHYYPGSAVKKLILICALLLALPTSAQDITQVVGRVTSARGRAEIVRPDGQRNQALRRSEVSEADALETDQNGVIHVRFSDGAILLLDCNSSLKIQRYQTDGAELHLLRGRMRTITGMTDPEKYRLNISTGDTHVLITASETEFEVVEESQGWIASGVYSGSIEVQNSLGSVALGVGESFSFSRFEKSQPPIGVAIMPNSIKEPTCEIF